A window of Acidobacteriota bacterium genomic DNA:
GTGGTCCTGGCGCGATTCTGCGGCCACGACGTCAGCCAGGGGCTCGCCGCGGCGGCCCGGCGGTGCGGCGTCGCCTACTCGGTGCACCCTCGCGGCGTTTCGATTCCGGCCTTCGCGCGGGAGGTCTACTCCCGCTAGGGGAGAGGCGAGCGCGTGGAGCGGGCGACGGGTCTCGAACCCGCGACCCTCAGCTTGGGAAGCTGATGCTCTACCAACTGAGCTACGCCCGCTCGATCGTTCCCCGGGCGCGACAAGCGCCGGCGGGGCCTTCCGGCCGGCGCAATGTAGCGCGTGCGGCGGCCCGTGTAAAGGCCGCCGCGGGCGGGGCTCACCGGGACGGCCCGCGGGGCGACGCCAGGCCGAGCTTCTTGATCTTCGAGTAGAGGGTGGCGCGAGTGATGCCGAGAAGCTCGGCCGACCGCTTGATGTTCCACCCGGTCCTCGTCAGGACGCGGCGGATGACGATCTCCTCCACCTCCGACAATCGGACGGTGTTCAGCCGGTAGGAACCGTCGAGGCACGGCTTGGCGCCGCGGATCTCCGGCGGGAGGTCGTGCAGGTCGACGAGCTCGCCGTCGGCGAGCACCACGGCGCGCTCGCACGCGTTCTCCAGCTCGCGAACGTTGCCCGGCCAGTCGTACCGCTCCATCGCCGAAAGGGCGCGGTCGGTGAAGCCGCGGAAGCGGCGGCCGCATCCCTCCGCGACGCGCCGGGCGAACCGCTCGGCGAGCAGCGGGATGTCGTCGGGGCGCTCGCGCAGGGGCGGCAAGACGATCGGGATCACGTTGAGCCGGAAGAACAGATCCTCGCGGAACCGCCCCTCGCGGACCTCCTCGCTCAAGTCGCACCGCGTCGTGGAGATCAGCCGGACGTCCACCTTGTGCGCGCCATCGGCACCGACCGGCTGGACCTCCCGCTCCTGGATGGCGCGGAGCAGCTTGACCTGGGTCGGGATGGGAAGGCCGGCCACCTCCTCCAGGACGAGCGTGCCCCCGTGCGCCCTCCGCAGCGCCCCGGCCCGGGCGCGGGTGGCGCCCGCGTAGGCCCCCACCTCGTGCCCGAAGAGCTCGCTTTCCAGGGCTTCGCCCCGAAACGCGCTGCAGTTCACCCGGACCAGCGGTCCGTTCGCGCGGGAGCTGCCGGCATGGATCGCCTCCGCGACCAGGTGCTTTCCGGTGCCCGACTCCCCCGTGACGAGGACGGCGCTCATCGCCGGCGAAACGATCCCGATCAGCTCCTTGATCCGCTGGATGCGGGGGTTGCGCCCCACCAGCGCATCGACTTCGTGCGCCGGAGAGGTGCCGACGGGGGGGCAGGCGGTGGGCGCCATCCAGATCCTCCGCGGGCCGGACCGCGCACGTCCGATCCGTGCCGGGTGCGGGCCGTCCGGCCGCACTCGCGAAACTCATCGGACGCCCGCGGGAGGAACTTGAACCCGGATCAGGAGCCTTCCGGAGCCCCCCCTCCGACCGTCCGGTCGGGGCGGATGCGCAGGACGCCCTCGAAGCGGGCACCTTCGGACGTTTCGAGCTGTTCGGCGTCGACCTCCCCCTCGAAAGAGGCGCCGCGCGCG
This region includes:
- a CDS encoding sigma-54-dependent Fis family transcriptional regulator → MAPTACPPVGTSPAHEVDALVGRNPRIQRIKELIGIVSPAMSAVLVTGESGTGKHLVAEAIHAGSSRANGPLVRVNCSAFRGEALESELFGHEVGAYAGATRARAGALRRAHGGTLVLEEVAGLPIPTQVKLLRAIQEREVQPVGADGAHKVDVRLISTTRCDLSEEVREGRFREDLFFRLNVIPIVLPPLRERPDDIPLLAERFARRVAEGCGRRFRGFTDRALSAMERYDWPGNVRELENACERAVVLADGELVDLHDLPPEIRGAKPCLDGSYRLNTVRLSEVEEIVIRRVLTRTGWNIKRSAELLGITRATLYSKIKKLGLASPRGPSR